Proteins from one Candidatus Planktophila sp. genomic window:
- a CDS encoding pyridoxal phosphate-dependent aminotransferase — MSSRISSRIAAIAESATLAVDAKAKALKAQGRPVIGFGAGEPDFPTPNYIVEAAAAAAHIPSNHRYTPTPGLPELRAAIVAKTMRDSHYEITPDQVLVTNGGKQAVYQAFATIINDGDEVLLPSPFWTTYPECIKLAGGVAVEVFADETQNYLVSVEQLEAARTPKTKAILFCSPSNPTGSIYSPTQVKAIGEWALKNNIWVISDEIYEHLLYDGATAPSMPVLVPGLADTCIIVNGVAKTYAMTGWRVGWMIGPKDVIKAATNLQSHLTSNVSNVSQRAAIAAVSGDLTAVKAMGEAFNRRRTLIVGLLNEIPGFVCPTPTGAFYVYPSVKGVLGTTIRGKVPQTSAELATILLEEVEVAAVPGEAFGPSGYLRFSYATSDADIVEGIGRIKKLLTEG, encoded by the coding sequence ATGAGCTCACGAATTTCATCCCGAATCGCCGCGATCGCTGAATCTGCCACATTGGCCGTCGATGCCAAGGCCAAAGCGCTTAAAGCCCAAGGCCGTCCAGTTATCGGCTTTGGCGCCGGCGAGCCTGATTTTCCAACTCCTAATTACATCGTCGAAGCCGCGGCTGCTGCAGCTCATATTCCCTCTAATCATCGATACACACCGACACCTGGACTGCCCGAGCTTCGTGCAGCAATTGTCGCAAAGACAATGCGTGACTCTCATTACGAGATAACACCTGATCAGGTTTTAGTTACCAATGGCGGAAAGCAGGCCGTATATCAAGCCTTCGCAACAATTATTAATGATGGTGACGAGGTCTTGTTACCCTCGCCATTTTGGACAACGTATCCAGAGTGCATCAAATTGGCCGGTGGAGTTGCAGTTGAAGTATTTGCCGACGAAACTCAAAACTATTTAGTGAGCGTTGAACAGTTAGAAGCTGCACGAACTCCAAAGACAAAAGCGATTTTGTTTTGTTCACCATCTAATCCAACTGGATCGATATATTCACCGACGCAGGTTAAGGCGATTGGTGAGTGGGCGCTAAAAAATAACATTTGGGTAATCTCAGACGAGATTTACGAGCACTTGCTTTATGACGGTGCCACTGCACCGAGCATGCCGGTCTTAGTCCCTGGGCTTGCCGACACATGCATCATCGTGAACGGTGTTGCAAAAACTTATGCAATGACTGGCTGGCGTGTTGGTTGGATGATCGGACCAAAAGATGTCATTAAAGCAGCAACCAATCTGCAATCTCACTTGACTTCAAATGTTTCAAATGTTTCACAACGGGCCGCGATTGCTGCAGTTAGTGGTGACTTGACTGCAGTTAAAGCAATGGGTGAGGCTTTCAATCGTCGCAGAACTCTAATTGTGGGTCTGCTCAATGAGATTCCTGGATTTGTCTGTCCAACACCAACAGGTGCCTTCTATGTATATCCATCGGTTAAAGGAGTGCTTGGCACAACTATTCGCGGTAAGGTTCCACAAACTTCAGCCGAATTAGCAACGATTTTACTAGAAGAAGTTGAGGTTGCCGCTGTGCCAGGAGAAGCTTTTGGCCCATCTGGATACCTACGTTTTTCATATGCAACGAGCGATGCCGATATTGTCGAAGGTATAGGACGTATTAAAAA
- the secE gene encoding preprotein translocase subunit SecE, translated as MTESPDHVAEKLGLFARVGLFYRQVTSELTKVVWPTRKQLTTYTAVVLVFVSFIIAVVSLLDLVLTKIVFWVFG; from the coding sequence ATGACAGAGTCACCTGATCACGTAGCCGAGAAGCTAGGGCTATTTGCGCGCGTCGGCCTTTTCTACCGCCAAGTTACAAGTGAGTTGACCAAGGTAGTTTGGCCAACTCGTAAGCAGCTAACGACTTATACCGCCGTTGTTTTGGTCTTCGTATCTTTCATCATTGCAGTTGTCTCACTTCTCGATCTCGTATTAACCAAGATCGTCTTCTGGGTATTTGGATAA